A stretch of Vicia villosa cultivar HV-30 ecotype Madison, WI unplaced genomic scaffold, Vvil1.0 ctg.001892F_1_1, whole genome shotgun sequence DNA encodes these proteins:
- the LOC131637031 gene encoding 3-ketoacyl-CoA synthase 15-like has product MSNESEEFSTDISQRGADSNGPISFLVKVRPRMPDFLSSVNLKYVKLGYGYLINHRLYLLLAPPLLAILINHIGKFTMEDLFVKYNITEGLFISGVLLLMLYIYIDSTPRSTYLIDFSCFRPSNDYKISKEEFTELAKTSGNFNESAIKFQEQVLKKSGIGDETYLPKAVFRPGYTSSLKEGREELSIVMFGAIKNLLAATKVKPKDIKILIVNCGILNTTPSISSMVINHFKLRPDIRSFNLGGMGCAAGIVAVDLAKDLLDSYPGSYALVVSTEAVSYSWYSGNDFDMLLPNCFFRMGASAVLLSNYRLDRWRAKYELKQLVRTHKGMDNKSYKSIHQREDNEGKKGLSISKDVIEVGGHALKANITTLGPLVLPISEQLHFFTNLVFKKNKTKPYIPDFKLAFEHVCALATSKKVLDEIQKNLELTEEYMEASRKTLERFGNTSSSSNWYELAYLEFNERIKKGDRVFQIAFGSGFMCNSVVWKALRNVGKPKQSPWIEDDN; this is encoded by the exons ATGTCAAATGAAAGTGAAGAATTTTCCACAGATATTTCACAAAGGGGTGCAGATAGCAATGGCCCAATTTCATTCTTGGTTAAAGTACGGCCCAGAATGCCAGATTTTCTTAGTTCTGTTAATCTAAAATATGTGAAATTGGGCTATGGTTATCTCATTAACCATCGCTTGTATTTACTATTGGCACCCCCTTTGCTTGCAATCTTGATTAATCATATTGGAAAATTCACTATGGAAGATCTCTTTGTGAAATATAACATCACTGAGGGTTTGTTTATTTCTGGAGTTTTGTTACTTATGCTCTATATTTATATTGATTCTACACCTCGTTCTACCTATTTGATCGATTTCTCGTGTTTTCGACCTTCAAATGATTACAAG ATCTCCAAGGAAGAGTTCACCGAGTTAGCAAAAACATCAGGAAATTTCAACGAATCCGCCATTAAATTTCAAGAACAAGTTCTCAAAAAATCTGGCATAGGAGATGAAACCTACTTACCAAAAGCAGTTTTTCGCCCCGGTTACACATCATCATTAAAAGAAGGCAGAGAAGAATTATCAATTGTGATGTTTGGTGCAATTAAGAACCTTCTTGCAGCCACAAAAGTAAAACCAAAAGACATCAAAATCCTTATAGTAAACTGTGGAATATTAAACACAACTCCATCAATCTCATCAATGGTGATAAACCATTTCAAGCTTCGACCCGATATTCGTAGCTTTAACCTTGGTGGTATGGGTTGTGCTGCCGGAATCGTAGCCGTTGATTTAGCGAAAGACCTTCTTGATTCTTATCCAGGATCTTATGCATTGGTAGTTAGCACAGAAGCTGTTAGCTATTCATGGTATAGTGGTAATGACTTTGACATGCTTCTTCCTAATTGCTTCTTTAGAATGGGAGCTTCGGCCGTATTGCTCTCGAATTATCGACTAGATAGATGGCGTGCTAAGTATGAACTCAAACAG CTGGTCAGAACTCACAAAGGAATGGACAACAAAAGCTACAAAAGCATACATCAAAGAGAAGACAATGAGGGAAAGAAAGGACTATCAATAAGCAAAGATGTAATAGAAGTTGGAGGCCATGCACTAAAAGCCAACATTACAACACTTGGTCCACTAGTACTACCTATTTCAGAACAACTTCACTTCTTCACCAACTTAGTCttcaagaaaaacaaaacaaagccaTACATTCCTGATTTCAAGCTAGCTTTTGAGCATGTATGTGCATTGGCCACAAGCAAGAAAGTGTTGGATGAGATACAAAAGAATTTGGAGTTGACTGAGGAGTATATGGAAGCATCAAGGAAGACATTGGAGAGATTTGGTAACACTTCAAGTAGTAGTAATTGGTATGAGCTTGCATATCTTGAGTTCAATGAAAGGATTAAGAAAGGTGATAGAGTTTTTCAAATAGCTTTTGGTTCTGGATTTATGTGTAATAGTGTTGTTTGGAAAGCACTTAGGAATGTTGGGAAACCTAAACAAAGTCCTTGGATTGAGGATGATAATTGA
- the LOC131637028 gene encoding L-type lectin-domain containing receptor kinase VII.1-like → MVGHKNSHRFHHLLLLLSSTFFLLFTSTSSIDFIFNSFNSSTISLFGNSTIDSHILTLTHHQTFSIGRALYPHKIPTKNSSSSHVYPFSTSFIFSMAPFKDTLPGHGLVFIFTPLKGIQGTSSAQHLGLFNLTNNGDSNNHVFGVEFDVFMNQEFEDINDNHVGIDVNSLTSVVSHDAGFWIDDAKSGKDQIFKKLVLNNGENYQVWIDYEDSLINVSMAKSGMKKPVKPLLNVSVNLSDVFEDEMFVGFTSSTGQLVQSHKILAWSFSNTNFSFSDEIITIGLPSFVLPKDSIFESKRFVAGFSLGVFFIVCVLVMLVMFLVQVKRKREKRRSEMEDWEMEYWPHRMSYEEVKRSTKGFSEENVIGVGGNGKVYKGVLRGGVVIAVKNISHENNGVREFLAEVSTLGRLKQRNLVGLRGWCKKNAGNFMLVYDYMENGSLDKRVFCDFDNERKMLSFEDRIRILKDVAYAVLYLHEGWEVKVVHRDIKASNVLLDKDMNGKLGDFGLARLQNHGQVARTTKLVGTVGYMAPEVIKTGRASTHTDVYMFGILILEVMCGRRPLEDGKPGLVEFVWKLLEQGELVCALDERVRAKGEFSLQELERVLHLGLLCAYPEPKSRPSMRQVVNVLEGRNEGGEESENMDSCLLQRLKSRDVLSEYSLYFGYASHPTFHDVPQISSTSVTWSGPLVEGR, encoded by the coding sequence ATGGTTGGACACAAAAACTCTCATAgatttcatcatcttcttcttcttctctcatcAACTTTTTTCCTTCTCTTCACCTCAACCTCCTCCATCGACTtcatcttcaactctttcaactcctCAACCATCTCCCTCTTCGGAAACTCCACAATCGATTCTCATATCCTAACTCTCACACACCATCAAACCTTCTCCATCGGTCGTGCTCTCTACCCTCACAAAATCCCAACAAAAAACTCTTCATCTTCTCATGTCTACCCTTTCTCCACCTCCTTCATCTTCTCCATGGCACCTTTCAAAGACACACTTCCAGGCCATGGTTTAGTCTTCATCTTCACACCTCTCAAAGGCATCCAAGGAACAAGCTCAGCTCAACATCTTGGTCTTTTCAACCTTACCAACAACGGAGATTCGAATAACCATGTTTTCGGTGTTGAGTTTGATGTTTTCATGAACCAGGAGTTTGAAGACATCAATGATAACCATGTTGGAATTGATGTAAATTCTCTTACATCTGTTGTTTCCCATGATGCTGGGTTTTGGATTGATGATGCAAAAAGTGGAAAAGATCAGATTTTTAAGAAACTGGTGTTGAATAATGGTGAGAATTATCAGGTTTGGATTGATTATGAAGATTCTTTGATCAATGTTTCGATGGCGAAATCGGGTATGAAGAAACCTGTTAAGCCTTTGTTGAATGTTTCTGTCAATTTGTCTGATGTTTTTGAAGATGAGATGTTTGTTGGATTTACTAGCTCAACTGGGCAATTAGTTCAGAGTCATAAAATCTTGGCTTGGAGTTTTAGCAATACAAATTTTTCATTTAGTGATGAGATTATTACTATTGGTTTACCGTCTTTTGTTCTTCCGAAAGATTCAATTTTTGAGTCGAAACGGTTTGTTGCAGGGTTTAGTTTAGGAGTTTTCTTTATTGTTTGTGTTTTGGTTATGTTGGTAATGTTTTTGGTTCAggtgaagagaaagagagagaagaggagAAGTGAAATGGAGGATTGGGAGATGGAGTATTGGCCGCATAGAATGTCGTACGAAGAAGTTAAACGCTCGACGAAAGGTTTCTCGGAGGAGAATGTGATTGGTGTTGGTGGAAATGGGAAAGTTTATAAGGGTGTTTTAAGAGGAGGAGTTGTGATTGCGGTGAAGAATATTTCTCATGAGAATAATGGTGTGAGAGAGTTTCTTGCAGAAGTTTCGACTCTTGGAAGGTTGAAGCAAAGGAATTTAGTAGGGTTGAGAGGTTGGTGCAAGAAAAATGCTGGAAATTTCATGTTGGTTTATGACTATATGGAGAATGGAAGTTTAGATAAAAGAGTGTTTTGTGATTTTGATAATGAGAGAAAGATGTTGAGTTTTGAAGATAGAATAAGGATTCTTAAGGATGTGGCTTATGCTGTTTTGTATTTGCATGAAGGATGGGAAGTTAAGGTGGTGCATAGAGATATCAAGGCTAGCAATGTTTTACTTGATAAAGATATGAATGgaaagttaggtgattttggtTTAGCTAGGCTGCAAAACCATGGACAAGTAGCTAGAACGACGAAGTTGGTTGGAACGGTCGGTTACATGGCTCCTGAAGTGATAAAAACGGGCCGAGCTTCTACTCATACCGATGTTTACATGTTCGGGATCTTGATTTTGGAGGTCATGTGTGGGAGGAGACCGCTGGAAGACGGTAAACCGGGTTTGGTTGAGTTTGTTTGGAAACTTTTGGAGCAAGGGGAGCTTGTGTGTGCACTTGATGAGAGGGTGAGGGCTAAGGGGGAGTTTAGTTTGCAGGAATTGGAGAGAGTGTTGCATTTGGGTTTGTTGTGTGCTTATCCGGAGCCTAAGTCTCGGCCAAGTATGAGACAGGTGGTGAATGTTTTGGAAGGGAGGAATGAGGGAGGTGAAGAGTCGGAGAATATGGATAGTTGTTTGTTGCAACGGTTGAAGTCAAGGGATGTTTTGTCTGAGTATTCTTTGTATTTTGGTTATGCATCACACCCAACTTTTCATGATGTTCCTCAAATTTCTTCAACATCTGTTACTTGGTCTGGACCTTTAGTTGAAGGTAGGTGA